Proteins co-encoded in one Acidovorax sp. 69 genomic window:
- the pgi gene encoding glucose-6-phosphate isomerase gives MPIRCDQTAPWPLLEAHFTDQGRTLDMRQAFATDAGRFAHFSQSAPHLFADLSKNLWGRDTEALLLQLARATGLEAHRDAMFAGQPINTTENRAVLHTLLRRPAGVMLPGDVPETPERLADVHHTLGAMLAFAEQVRSDASITDVVNIGIGGSDLGPHMAVRALEEFRTPGKRFHFVSNVDGHELHHVLQGLRPESTLFIVASKTFTTAETMMNAHSALAWFAAQGGRDVARHFVALSTNLEATRDLGITTTFGFWDWVGGRYSLWSAIGLPLAIAIGGQGFRDFLAGGHAMDEHFRTAPLARNLPVRLGLLDLWYRNFHGFTSRCVAPYHASMGRYAAYLQQLEMESNGKRVAQDGSTLACATSPAIWGEPGTNGQHAFFQMLHQGTDVLPLEIVAVRKASHPFPGHQKKVLANALAQTQALMVGKASDDGQRHFPGNRPSTLMLLESLNPTTLGALIALQEHRVFVSGSLWGINSFDQWGVELGKVLAKDLETRLDSGDATGLDSSTAGWLSLLRSVD, from the coding sequence ATGCCCATTCGTTGCGACCAGACTGCACCTTGGCCCCTGCTGGAGGCCCATTTCACCGACCAGGGTCGCACCCTGGACATGCGCCAGGCGTTTGCGACCGATGCCGGCCGCTTTGCCCATTTCAGCCAATCGGCCCCGCACCTGTTTGCAGACCTGTCCAAAAACCTGTGGGGGCGCGACACCGAAGCCCTGTTGCTTCAGCTCGCCCGCGCCACAGGGCTGGAGGCGCACCGCGACGCCATGTTTGCGGGCCAACCCATCAACACCACCGAAAACCGCGCCGTGCTGCACACGCTGCTGCGCCGCCCGGCGGGTGTGATGCTGCCCGGTGATGTGCCTGAAACCCCAGAGCGCCTCGCGGATGTGCACCACACGCTCGGCGCCATGCTGGCGTTTGCCGAGCAGGTGCGCAGTGATGCATCGATCACCGATGTGGTGAACATCGGCATCGGCGGCTCGGACCTGGGCCCGCACATGGCCGTGCGTGCGCTGGAAGAGTTCCGCACGCCGGGCAAGCGCTTTCACTTTGTCTCTAACGTAGACGGGCATGAGCTGCACCATGTGCTGCAGGGCCTGAGGCCTGAGAGCACGTTGTTCATCGTGGCCTCCAAAACCTTCACTACGGCAGAGACCATGATGAATGCGCACTCGGCGCTGGCGTGGTTTGCCGCCCAGGGCGGGCGCGATGTGGCGCGGCACTTTGTGGCGCTGTCGACCAACCTGGAAGCCACACGCGATTTGGGGATCACCACCACCTTTGGTTTTTGGGACTGGGTGGGCGGCCGTTACTCGCTGTGGTCGGCCATTGGCTTGCCGCTGGCCATTGCGATTGGCGGACAAGGCTTTCGTGATTTTCTAGCGGGCGGGCACGCCATGGACGAGCATTTCCGCACCGCACCGCTGGCGCGCAACCTGCCTGTGCGCCTGGGGCTGCTGGACCTGTGGTACCGCAACTTCCACGGCTTCACCAGCCGCTGCGTGGCCCCGTACCACGCATCCATGGGCCGTTACGCGGCCTACCTGCAGCAGCTGGAGATGGAGAGCAACGGCAAGCGCGTGGCGCAAGATGGCAGCACACTGGCCTGCGCGACATCGCCCGCCATCTGGGGCGAGCCTGGCACCAACGGCCAGCACGCGTTCTTCCAGATGTTGCACCAAGGCACCGATGTGCTGCCCCTGGAAATCGTGGCCGTCCGCAAAGCCTCGCACCCATTTCCCGGCCACCAGAAAAAGGTGCTGGCCAACGCCCTGGCCCAGACGCAGGCGCTGATGGTGGGCAAGGCAAGCGACGATGGCCAGCGCCACTTTCCGGGCAACCGGCCCAGCACACTGATGCTGCTCGAATCGCTCAACCCCACCACGCTGGGCGCGCTGATCGCTTTGCAAGAGCACCGCGTTTTTGTGAGCGGCAGTCTGTGGGGCATCAACAGTTTTGACCAGTGGGGCGTAGAGCTGGGCAAGGTGCTGGCCAAAGACCTGGAGACGCGCCTGGACAGCGGCGATGCGACAGGGCTCGACAGCTCCACCGCAGGCTGGTTAAGCCTGCTGCGCAGCGTGGATTGA
- the zwf gene encoding glucose-6-phosphate dehydrogenase: protein MSFDLVLFGGTGDLAWRKLMPALFQAFRHGTLPEGGRIIAVARDDLSDEQYRSLIQSRFDSVELAKRPTPDEFARFAALLQYLRMDLSQTQDYERLAEVLKARGADSVVMYVATAPSLFTNVCEQIAAVGLNGPTTRVVLEKPLGHDLASNQAINDTLRRVLKEEQVFRIDHYLGKPSVQNLFALRFGNALFEPLWRRETIANIQITIAEELGVESRGAFYDQTGAMRDMVQNHALQLLCAIGMEPPINSSANAIRDEKLKVLQSLKPWTMETIGQHVIRGQYAAGNHQGQPVPGYAQEKGVAAHSATETFVALRTEISNWRWAGVPFYIRTGKRLAGRDAHIVINFRPVPHPIFKTPAGAANRLVINLQPKDGLELHLMAQGAAQHQTEPALSQVHLNLDFDQRFGTERVGAYERLLLDVIAGRLNLFVRSDEQEEAWRWVEPILQYWKNDPAGPRPYPAGSWGPRAASAMIARDGYCWSEEM from the coding sequence ATGAGTTTTGACCTCGTCCTGTTTGGCGGCACCGGCGACCTCGCCTGGCGCAAACTCATGCCCGCATTGTTTCAGGCCTTCAGGCATGGCACGCTGCCCGAGGGCGGACGCATTATTGCCGTGGCGCGGGACGATCTGAGCGACGAACAATACCGCAGCCTGATCCAGTCGCGTTTTGACAGCGTAGAGCTGGCCAAGCGCCCCACACCGGACGAGTTTGCACGCTTTGCGGCGCTGCTGCAGTACCTGCGCATGGACCTGTCCCAAACCCAGGACTATGAGCGCCTGGCCGAGGTCTTGAAGGCGCGCGGGGCGGATTCGGTGGTGATGTACGTGGCCACCGCGCCCAGCCTGTTTACCAATGTGTGCGAGCAGATCGCCGCCGTAGGACTGAACGGCCCCACCACCCGCGTGGTGCTGGAAAAGCCCCTGGGGCATGACCTGGCCTCCAACCAGGCCATCAACGACACGCTGCGCCGCGTGCTCAAGGAAGAGCAGGTCTTTCGCATCGACCACTACCTGGGCAAGCCGTCGGTACAGAACCTGTTTGCGCTGCGTTTTGGCAATGCGCTGTTCGAGCCCCTGTGGCGGCGCGAGACCATTGCCAACATCCAGATCACGATCGCCGAAGAACTGGGCGTGGAGTCGCGCGGGGCCTTTTACGACCAGACCGGCGCGATGCGCGACATGGTGCAAAACCACGCGCTGCAATTGCTGTGCGCGATTGGCATGGAGCCGCCCATCAATTCCAGCGCCAACGCCATCCGCGACGAAAAACTCAAGGTGCTGCAGTCGCTCAAACCCTGGACCATGGAGACCATTGGGCAGCATGTGATCCGTGGGCAGTATGCCGCGGGCAACCACCAGGGCCAGCCTGTGCCCGGCTACGCTCAGGAGAAAGGCGTGGCCGCCCACAGCGCGACAGAAACCTTTGTGGCGCTGCGCACCGAGATCAGCAACTGGCGCTGGGCGGGTGTGCCGTTTTACATCCGCACCGGCAAACGGCTGGCGGGACGCGACGCGCACATCGTCATCAACTTCCGCCCGGTGCCGCACCCCATCTTCAAGACGCCCGCAGGTGCCGCCAACCGCCTGGTCATCAACCTGCAGCCCAAGGACGGGCTGGAGCTGCACCTGATGGCCCAAGGCGCCGCGCAGCACCAGACCGAGCCCGCCTTGTCGCAAGTGCACCTGAACCTGGACTTTGACCAGCGTTTTGGCACCGAGCGCGTGGGCGCCTACGAGCGGCTGCTGCTCGATGTGATCGCCGGGCGCCTGAACCTGTTTGTGCGCAGCGATGAGCAGGAAGAAGCCTGGCGCTGGGTGGAGCCCATCCTGCAATACTGGAAGAACGATCCAGCCGGCCCCCGCCCCTACCCCGCAGGCAGCTGGGGCCCGCGTGCCGCCAGCGCGATGATTGCGCGCGACGGGTATTGCTGGAGCGAAGAGATGTGA
- a CDS encoding VOC family protein codes for MSCEQAAWPALPLVGVHHVAIIASDYARSRRFYTEVLGLQVVHEHYRAERQSYKLDLQLPDGTQVELFSFPHPPPRPSYPEACGLRHLALRVADMEAGLAALAAHGIAVEPVRTDPFTGALFTFFADPDGLPIELVGPVSVPR; via the coding sequence ATGAGCTGCGAGCAGGCCGCGTGGCCTGCATTGCCGCTGGTGGGCGTGCACCACGTGGCCATCATTGCGAGCGACTACGCGCGCTCGCGCCGCTTCTACACCGAGGTGCTGGGCCTGCAGGTGGTGCACGAGCACTACCGCGCCGAGCGGCAGTCGTACAAGCTCGACCTGCAACTGCCCGATGGCACGCAGGTGGAGCTGTTTTCTTTCCCCCATCCACCGCCGCGCCCCTCGTACCCCGAGGCCTGTGGCCTGCGCCACCTGGCCCTGCGCGTGGCCGACATGGAGGCTGGCCTGGCCGCGTTGGCAGCACACGGCATTGCGGTGGAGCCCGTGCGCACGGATCCGTTCACCGGCGCGCTGTTCACTTTTTTTGCAGACCCGGACGGGTTGCCGATCGAGCTGGTGGGGCCCGTGTCCGTGCCGCGCTGA
- the glk gene encoding glucokinase has product MTPLRLLADIGGTNIRLAWQDQPDGPLHDTRVLPCAQFPTVDAALSAYLAEVNIATPHEAAFGIANPVTGDAIRMTNHSWSFSQRAVREAFGFARLVVINDFTALALALPLLGPDQLRPAGGGEAVPGAAIALLGPGTGLGVSGLVFPPGSSLGVPLSGEGGHVTLAAQTQREFDVLGILQERYGHVSAERAVCGAGLVDLYHALRRLAQRGGKEVSSAAQVTELALQANDALALEALELFCGFLGSVAGNLALTLGARGGVYLGGGMVPRLGTWFDQSPFRARFESKGRFQSYLAAIPCWIIDPGATPALYGASRALDIAGSGT; this is encoded by the coding sequence ATGACACCCCTGCGCCTGCTGGCCGATATCGGCGGCACCAACATTCGCCTGGCCTGGCAAGACCAGCCCGACGGCCCCCTGCACGACACCCGTGTGCTGCCCTGTGCCCAGTTCCCCACGGTGGATGCCGCCCTGTCGGCCTATTTGGCCGAAGTGAACATTGCCACCCCCCATGAGGCGGCGTTTGGCATCGCCAACCCGGTCACGGGCGACGCCATCCGCATGACGAACCACAGCTGGAGCTTTTCGCAGCGCGCCGTGCGCGAGGCGTTTGGTTTTGCGCGGCTGGTGGTCATCAACGACTTCACCGCACTGGCGTTGGCGCTGCCGCTACTTGGCCCTGACCAGCTGCGCCCCGCGGGCGGCGGCGAGGCGGTGCCCGGCGCGGCGATTGCGTTGCTGGGGCCAGGCACCGGACTGGGCGTGTCGGGCCTGGTGTTTCCACCGGGCTCCAGCCTGGGTGTGCCGCTGTCGGGCGAGGGCGGCCATGTGACGCTGGCCGCGCAGACCCAGCGCGAATTCGATGTGCTGGGCATCCTGCAAGAGCGCTACGGGCACGTGTCGGCCGAACGCGCCGTGTGTGGCGCCGGGCTGGTGGACCTGTACCACGCGCTGCGCAGGCTGGCCCAGCGCGGCGGCAAGGAAGTCAGCTCGGCCGCGCAGGTGACCGAACTCGCGCTGCAGGCCAACGATGCGCTGGCGCTGGAGGCGCTGGAGCTGTTCTGCGGCTTTCTGGGCAGCGTGGCGGGCAACCTGGCGCTCACGCTGGGTGCGCGCGGCGGCGTGTACCTGGGCGGTGGCATGGTGCCGCGCCTGGGCACGTGGTTTGACCAGTCCCCCTTCCGTGCGCGGTTTGAATCCAAGGGGCGGTTTCAGTCCTATCTGGCGGCGATCCCCTGCTGGATCATCGATCCCGGTGCCACGCCCGCGCTGTATGGCGCCTCGCGTGCGCTCGATATCGCCGGGTCGGGGACATGA